A single region of the Arthrobacter sp. V1I7 genome encodes:
- a CDS encoding type II secretion system F family protein: MTAEMAGLAVAVLLAAATSVAFTDRSQARQRLRRRQHEPWSAGPGGTPGTAHGDEGTADAPGLGDTAMMLELIGAMLDAGSGLGRALELAAGLATQEFRAPLRPVVSALALGADWDAAWRSSDVRSPRLLDLQDALGFAALTGAPSSAVLYAQAARIRRERFRTAEKKAAALGVKLVVPLGLCSLPAFVCLGIVPVLLAMIPG, from the coding sequence ATGACTGCCGAGATGGCCGGTCTCGCCGTCGCGGTACTGCTGGCGGCGGCCACCTCGGTGGCATTTACCGACCGCTCCCAGGCCAGACAGCGGCTCAGGCGGCGGCAACACGAACCGTGGTCGGCAGGGCCCGGCGGAACCCCGGGAACCGCCCACGGCGACGAGGGAACGGCCGACGCCCCCGGCCTCGGCGACACCGCCATGATGCTCGAGCTGATTGGGGCGATGCTGGACGCAGGGTCCGGGCTCGGACGGGCATTGGAACTGGCCGCGGGCCTCGCCACCCAGGAGTTCCGCGCGCCGCTTCGCCCGGTCGTGTCCGCGCTGGCTCTCGGTGCCGACTGGGACGCAGCCTGGCGCAGTTCAGACGTCCGATCGCCTCGGCTGCTGGACTTACAAGACGCCCTGGGCTTCGCCGCCCTGACGGGGGCGCCCTCCTCCGCCGTTCTGTACGCTCAAGCGGCCCGGATCCGCCGGGAACGCTTCAGGACCGCCGAGAAAAAGGCCGCTGCTCTTGGCGTGAAGCTCGTCGTCCCTCTGGGTCTTTGCTCCCTGCCGGCCTTTGTATGTCTGGGCATCGTGCCCGTGCTCCTGGCGATGATCCCCGGCTGA